ATCTTCACCGCCTCCTCGATGCTGCGCGACCACGCCGACACCGCCGTGCTGATCGCGGAGGGCACCGATCCGGTGCGCTGCAACAAGGGCATGCGCGTGCTGCCCGACCACACCCTGGACGACCACCCGCCGCTGGACGTGCTGCTGGTGCCCGGCGGCAACGGCGCCCGCGAGACCCAGGTCCACAACCCCGCCGTCACGGGCTGGATCGCCGAGGTCGCCGCCACGACCACCTGGGTCACGAGCGTCTGCACCGGCGCCGCCCTGCTCCACGCGTCGGGCGTCGCCCGCGGTCGCCGCGTGGCCACGCACTTCTCCTACGAGGACCGGCTGGAGGCCGCGGGTGACGTCACGGTCGTGCGCGACGCCCGCTACGTCGTCGACGGCAACCTGGTCACCAGCCAGGGCGTCTCCGCGGGCATCGACATGGCGCTGTGGCTGGTCGGCCGCCTGCACGGGCGCGACCACGCCCGGCAGGTCCGCCGCTACGTGCAGTACGAGCCCGCCCCGCCCTACCTCGCCGACGAGCCCAGCGCGTAACCGGTGAGCACCGCGGCGCCGCCGACGCCCAGCGCGACCACCGGCAGCGCCGCGGGAATGCCCAGGTGGACCGTGATGCCGAGGATGCGCGACAACCCCCACGGCAGCAGCGCCATCTGGTCGTTCCACACCGTCAAGGCCCGTTCCAACCCCACCACCGCCACCACCGCGCCCAGCACCGCCGGTGGCGTCCCGGCGGCGACCAGCACGCGCCCGACCGCCCGCACCCGGCCCACCTGCCCGCGCAACACCGCGTACGCCGCGACGAAGGTCCCGAGGAACGCCGCGAACGCCACGGTCACGTACACCGCCCGCGCGACCGGCTCGGTCCAGAACGCGAACCAGTAGTACCCCGGCCCGCGCACCGCCAGCACGCCCAGCAGCAGCACCGAGCGCAGCAACGCCACCGCGCCCACCGCCGCCGCCGGCCGCGTCCCCCTCAGCAACCCCGCGAACACCAGCCACGCGCCCAGCACCGGCACCAGGTGCGCGGGCGCGGCGAACCACGTGAGCACCGCCCGGCTCGCCAGGACCACCACCGCCGGCACGGCCCGCACCAGCACCCGGTCCGACCGCGACAGCCCGACCCGCCGCCACGGCCGGGTCAGCGCCCGCGCCCACGGCCTGCGCCACCCCAGGACCAGCGCGAGGGCCAGGGCCAGCAGCACGCCGCGCGCCGCCCACGCCATCGGCTCGTCCCGGGCGGCCCGGGCCAGGCCGAGGTCGGCGGCGGTCAGGTTGTAGGCGGGCAGCGCCAGGTCGTCGCCGTATGCCCGCAGGTGCGCGGCGCGCCCCTCCCGGTACTCCGCCGCCGCCTCGCGTGCCGCGTCACGCGCCTCACCGGTGTCCAGCCACCGCACGTGCCGCAGTGCGGCGGTCCGGTAGGCGGCCAGCACCCCGAGGAGGTCGACCTCGTAGTCGAGGGTGGCGGTGAACCGCTCGCGCAGCACCGGGTCGCGCCAGCCGGCCGGGTCGGTCGCGGCCACCAGGTCGCGCATCCGGCGGGCCGCGTCGACCGCCGCCGCGCCCTCGGCGAC
This portion of the Saccharothrix syringae genome encodes:
- a CDS encoding DJ-1/PfpI family protein, which encodes MTTYGLLIFDRAEELDFVGPWEIFTASSMLRDHADTAVLIAEGTDPVRCNKGMRVLPDHTLDDHPPLDVLLVPGGNGARETQVHNPAVTGWIAEVAATTTWVTSVCTGAALLHASGVARGRRVATHFSYEDRLEAAGDVTVVRDARYVVDGNLVTSQGVSAGIDMALWLVGRLHGRDHARQVRRYVQYEPAPPYLADEPSA